The nucleotide window TGTTGAAGCTCGACCGCAAGGACGAGGCGATCGAGGTGTTCACCAAGGGCTGGTCCGTGGCCGACGACCGCGGCGACCGCGTGCCCCGCGACGCGATGGCCAAGCACCTCGAGCAGCTCGGCGCCCCGGTTCCGAAGAAGCAGGCGGCGGCCCCGGCGGACGACGACGGGCCGGGCACGGGGTTCCGGTGCGAGCGGCCCGGGTGCATGGAGGGCAAGCGCGCCCGCCAGCTCGACAAGCCGCCCGTGCCCGACGCGATCGGGCTGCGCATCCACCAGGAGATCTGCTCCGCGTGCTGGACGCTGTGGCTCAAGGACCTCAGCGTCAAGGTGGTGAACGAGCTCCGCCTGGACCTCAGCTCCGAGGGCGGGCAGGGCGAGTACGACAAGAACATGCGCGAGTTCTTCGGCTTCGAGCAGGACGCCAAGTGACTTCCACCCTGGTTCAGTTCGGTAAGTCGGGGTTCGTCGGCCGGTTCACGGCCGACGAGCCCGCCGCGCGCGGCACGCGCGTGGTCGTACACTCGCCGCGCGGGGTCGAGTGCGGGCTGGTGCTGTGTGCGCCCGGCGAGCCGTTCTCCCCGGCGCTCCCCGTCGAAGGTCAACTCCTCCGGACCGCCACGCCCGATGACGACGCCCGCACCGCAGGGTTCGCCGCGCGCGAGGGCGAGTTGCTCGGCGCGGCGAACGAGGCGGCCGCAAGCCGCGCGTTGCCCGTCACGTTCGTGGACGCGGAGCTCACACTCGACGACCACCTGATTCTCCACGGGCTCGCCTGGGGCACTTGCGACGCCACGCCCCTGTTCGAAGACCTCTCCGCACGGTTCGGGCTCGCCGTGCGGCTCCTCGACCTGTCCCGCGCGCCGGTCGCGAACGACCCGAAAGAAACCGCCGGCGGGTGCGGCAAGCCGGGGTGCGGGTCCGGCGGCGGCGGGTGCTCGTCGTGCGGCACCGGGGGCGAAAAAAGCGGGTGCTCAACCGGCTCCTGCTCGCGCGGCAAGGTCAAGTCGGCCGACGAGCTGTCCGCGTACTTCGCCGACCTCCGCAAGCAGATGGAATCGGCCACGCACACACGCACGCCGCTGGTGTAAAGCTGGCGGATGTCGGTCTTATTTCGGCTTCCCGTCTGCACCCCACGGGTCGATTAACCGGAGTTGCTTTGCCGCAAGTGC belongs to Gemmata obscuriglobus and includes:
- a CDS encoding Fe(2+)-trafficking protein, with the protein product MNNLADQIARFRNMAQEDPENDLAHYRLGQFLLEDGQAEEAAKCFRRTLEITPEFSTAFKFLGESLLKLDRKDEAIEVFTKGWSVADDRGDRVPRDAMAKHLEQLGAPVPKKQAAAPADDDGPGTGFRCERPGCMEGKRARQLDKPPVPDAIGLRIHQEICSACWTLWLKDLSVKVVNELRLDLSSEGGQGEYDKNMREFFGFEQDAK